In a single window of the Raphanus sativus cultivar WK10039 unplaced genomic scaffold, ASM80110v3 Scaffold2357, whole genome shotgun sequence genome:
- the LOC130505539 gene encoding LOW QUALITY PROTEIN: ribulose-5-phosphate-3-epimerase, chloroplastic-like (The sequence of the model RefSeq protein was modified relative to this genomic sequence to represent the inferred CDS: deleted 1 base in 1 codon), producing the protein MSSSVSTSLCCSSAQVNGFGLRPQRSLLYQPISFSFSRRRTHDGVVKATARVDKYSKSDIIVSPSILSANFAKLGEQVKAVECAGCDWIHVDVMDGRFVPNITIGPLVVDALRPVTDLPLDVHLMIVEPDLRVPDFIKAGADIVSVHCEQSSTIHLHRTVNQIKSLGAKAGVVLNPGTPLSAIEYVLEVVDLVLIMSVNPGFGGQSFIESQVKKISDLRRMCVEKGVNPWIEVDGGVTPKNAYKVIEAGANALVAGSAVFGAKDYEEAIKGIKTSKKPEAVAV; encoded by the exons ATGTCGAGCTCAGTATCCACTTCGTTGTGCTGTTCGTCAGCCCAGGTCAATGGGTTCGGTCTTAGGCCTCAAAGGTCCCTCCTTTACCAACccatttccttttctttctccaG AAGGAGAACTCATGATGGTGTTGTGAAGGCCACTGCTCGTGTTGATAAATATTCCAAGAGTGATATCATCGTCTCTCCCTCCATTCTCTCTGCTAATTTCGCC AAATTAGGCGAGCAG gtaAAAGCAGTAGAGTGTGCAGGTTGTGATTGGATCCATGTTGATGTGATGGATGGTCGTTTTGTTCCCAACATCACTATTGGACCTCTTGTGGTTGATGCTTTGCGTCCTGTTACTGATCTTCCTCTGGATGTTCATCTT ATGATAGTGGAACCAGATCTGAGGGTACCAGATTTCATCAAAGCAGGTGCAGACATCGTCAGTGTACACTGTGAGCAGTCATCCACCATCCATTTGCACCGCACTGTCAATCAA ATTAAAAGCTTAGGTGCCAAAGCTGGAGTTGTTCTAAACCCTGGAACCCCATTGAGTGCTATAGAATATGTATTGGAGG TGGTGGATCTGGTCTTGATAATGTCGGTCAACCCCGGGTTTGGTGGACAGAGCTTTATCGAAAGCCAAGTTAAGAAAATCTCGGATTTGAGAAGAATGTGTGTCGAAAAG GGAGTAAACCCATGGATTGAAGTTGATGGTGGTGTCACTCCAAAGAATGCATACAAG GTTATTGAGGCTGGAGCAAATGCTCTAGTAGCTGGATCAGCTGTATTTGGAGCTAAAGACTATGAAGAAG CTATAAAAGGAATCAAGACCAGCAAGAAGCCAGAAGCTGTGGCTGTGTAA
- the LOC108854620 gene encoding two-component response regulator-like APRR1, with the protein MDLNGECKGGGDGFIDRSRVRILLCDNDPNSLGEVFTLLSQCSYQVTSVKSARQVIDALNAEGPDIDIILAEIDLPMAKGMKMLRYITRDKDLRRIPVIMMSRQDEVPVVVKCLKLGAADYLVKPLRTNELLNLWTHMWRRRRMLGLAEKNMLSYEIDLVGSDPSDPNTNSTNLFSDDTDDRSIRSTNPQRGSHQEKEWPVATGSVCAGDGADGTATSTPAVAVIEPPLNHLPEPHHEPTKRSTNPAQFSSVPKKSRLKIGESSAFFTYVKSTVNGNGSVHPGMAEKLQVVASEVTKNNTKQTRGGKELTAQGENSVNGTLERSRTLPTPVELHSSKSYQEVPNSLERSRTLPPPMELHSTSRSCYQGAIDDTRVAAKDSSSQIDASRFAAQNAYPYYMHGVMNQVMMQSAGMMPQYGHQHPHCPPNHLNGMTGFPYYHHHPMNTSLQHSQMSQNGQVPLQNGQMPMVHHHHHHSWPQTQIGNHPSPNEVRVTKLDRREEALLKFRRKRNQRCFDKKIRYVNRKRLAERRPRVKGQFVRKMNGVNVDLNGQPEPDSADYDDEDEEDEEEEENRDSSPQDDALGT; encoded by the exons ATGGATTTGAACGGAGAGTGTAAGGGAGGAGGAGATGGGTTCATTGACAGAAGCAGAGTTAGGATTTTGCTTTGTGACAATGATCCCAATAGCCTGGGAGAGGTTTTCACCCTCCTTTCACAGTGTTCTTATCAAG TGACGTCAGTAAAATCAGCAAGGCAGGTGATTGATGCACTTAACGCAGAAGGGCCTGATATAGATATAATACTGGCGGAGATTGATCTCCCAATGGCCAAGGGTATGAAGATGCTGAGGTACATCACACGTGACAAAGATCTTCGGAGAATCCCTGTCATTA TGATGTCGAGGCAAGACGAGGTCCCTGTGGTGGTAAAGTGCTTGAAGCTAGGTGCAGCTGACTACCTTGTGAAGCCTCTTCGGACCAACGAGCTTCTCAACTTGTGGACACACATGTGGAGAAGAAGACGCATG CTAGGACTTGCTGAGAAGAATATGTTGAGCTATGAGATTGACCTCGTGGGGTCTGATCCAAGTGATCCAAACACAAACAGCACCAACCTCTTCTCTGATGACACAGATGACAGAAGTATTAGGTCCACCAACCCTCAGAGAGGAAGCCATCAGGAAAAGGAG TGGCCTGTTGCTACTGGTTCCGTTTGTGCTGGCGATGGTGCTGATGGCACTGCCACGTCAACTCCTGCCGTTGCTGTTATAGAGCCTCCACTGAATCATCTTCCTGAGCCTCACCATGAGCCTACGAAAAGAAGCACTAATCCAG CGCAATTTTCTTCAGTGCCAAAGAAAAGTAGGTTGAAGATTGGAGAGTCCTCTGCTTTCTTCACATATGTCAAGTCTACTGTCAATGGAAATGGCTCAGTTCATCCAGGTATGGCTGAGAAGCTTCAAGTGGTGGCAAGTGAGGTGACCAAGAACAACACCAAACAAACAAGAGGAGGTAAAGAGCTCACTGCTCAAGGAGAGAACTCAGTGAATGGCACGCTTGAGCGGTCACGCACGCTTCCAACACCAGTGGAACTTCACAGTAGTAAGAGTTACCAAGAAGTTCCAAATTCCCTTGAGCGGTCACGCACGCTTCCACCACCAATGGAACTTCATAGTACTAGTAGGAGTTGTTACCAAGGAGCTATAGATGATACCCGGGTCGCTGCTAAGGATTCATCATCTCAAATTGACGCTTCGAGATTCGCTGCACAAAATGCGTATCCTTACTATATGCATGGGGTCATGAACCAAGTTATGATGCAATCAGCAGGCATGATGCCTCAGTATGGTCATCAACATCCTCATTGCCCACCTAATCATCTGAATGGAATGACAGGGTTTCCTTATTACCACCACCATCCCATGAACACGTCGTTACAGCACAGTCAGATGTCACAGAATGGTCAGGTGCCTTTACAGAATGGTCAGATGCCTATggtccatcatcatcatcatcattcttgGCCACAGACACAGATAGGAAACCACCCGTCTCCTAACGAGGTGAGAGTGACTAAACTTGACAGAAGAGAGGAAGCGTTGCTTAAATTTAGACGCAAAAGAAACCAAAGGTGTTTTGACAAGAAGATTAGGTATGTGAATAGGAAGCGGCTTGCTGAGAGGAGACCACGTGTTAAGGGTCAGTTTGTTAGGAAAATGAACGGCGTGAATGTTGACTTGAACGGGCAGCCTGAGCCTGACTCTGCTGACTATGATGACGAGGATGAGgaggatgaagaggaagaggagaatcGGGACTCATCTCCTCAGGATGATGCTCTTGGAACTTGA
- the LOC108854621 gene encoding pentatricopeptide repeat-containing protein At5g61370, mitochondrial, which translates to MISIVRSNGFAFLTNTSKPTRYLCSHHSVDHASTELQEEVIRIVSSHIGGLDDLEENLNKVSVSTSPNFVTQVIDSCKNETSPRRLLRFFSWSCKGLGSSLQDKEFNHVLRVLSEKKDYTAMQILLSDIRKENRAMDKQTFSLVAETLVKIGKEEDAIGIFKILDKFSCPRDSFTVTAIISALCSKGHVKRALGVMHHHKDLVSGNELSVYRSVLFGWSVQRNVKEARRVIQDMKSAGIAPDLFCYNTMLTCLCERNVIRNPSGLVPEALNIMLEMRSYKVQPTSLSYNVLLSCLGRTRRVKESCQILEQMKRSGCDPDTASYYFVVRVLYLTGRFGKGNQTVDEMIERGLRPERKFYYDLIGVLCGVKRVNFALQLFEKMKRSAVGGYGQVYDLLIAKLCKGGEFEKGKELWEEAMSLGVMLSCSIELLDPCVTEVFKPMKKKEEAALVDPRAVNLKIRPKVDRAKPKLKPKPKRRSKTKKNI; encoded by the coding sequence ATGATTTCGATAGTCAGATCAAACGGGTTTGCATTTCTAACGAACACTTCAAAACCTACACGCTATTTATGCTCTCATCACTCGGTAGACCATGCATCGACGGAGTTGCAGGAAGAAGTTATTCGCATTGTTTCTTCCCACATTGGTGGTCTTGATGACCTTGAAGAAAACTTGAACAAGGTTTCGGTTTCTACATCACCCAACTTCGTTACCCAAGTGATTGACTCCTGTAAGAACGAGACTTCACCGAGAAGGCTGTTGAGATTCTTCTCCTGGTCTTGTAAAGGCCTTGGCTCCAGTTTACAGGACAAGGAGTTCAACCACGTCTTGAGAGTTTTGTCTGAGAAGAAGGACTACACAGCTATGCAGATACTCTTATCAGATATCAGGAAGGAGAATAGGGCCATGGATAAGCAAACGTTTAGCCTCGTTGCTGAAACTCTGGTTAAGATTGGTAAAGAAGAAGACGCAATAGGTATCTTCAAGATCTTGGACAAGTTTTCTTGCCCACGAGATAGCTTCACGGTGACGGCTATTATAAGCGCGCTCTGCTCAAAGGGACATGTGAAGAGAGCATTGGGAGTTATGCACCATCACAAGGACTTAGTATCCGGTAATGAATTGTCTGTGTACAGAAGTGTTTTGTTCGGTTGGTCGGTTCAAAGAAACGTGAAGGAGGCAAGGAGAGTTATACAAGATATGAAATCAGCAGGGATTGCTCCGGATTTGTTTTGTTACAACACAATGCTTACATGCTTATGCGAAAGAAACGTAATACGGAACCCTTCTGGTCTCGTCCCTGAAGCTCTGAACATTATGTTGGAGATGAGGTCTTACAAAGTCCAACCTACGTCTCTTAGTTACAACGTATTGCTTTCTTGCTTGGGAAGGACGAGGAGGGTTAAAGAGTCTTGCCAGATTCTAGAACAGATGAAGAGATCAGGGTGTGATCCAGACACGGCCAGCTATTACTTCGTTGTGAGGGTACTGTATTTGACAGGGAGGTTTGGTAAAGGCAACCAAACGGTGGATGAGATGATCGAGAGAGGACTGAGACCGGAACGCAAATTCTATTATGATCTGATCGGAGTTCTTTGTGGTGTCAAGCGGGTGAATTTTGCTCTTCAGCTGTttgagaagatgaagagaagcgCTGTGGGTGGTTATGGTCAGGTTTATGATCTGCTCATAGCAAAACTATGTAAAGGAGGAGAGTTTGAGAAAGGAAAGGAGCTTTGGGAAGAGGCAATGTCACTTGGTGTTATGCTGAGTTGCTCCATTGAGTTACTTGATCCTTGTGTCACAGAGGTTTTCAAACccatgaagaagaaagaagaggctGCTTTGGTGGATCCTCGTGCAGTCAACTTAAAGATTCGTCCTAAGGTGGATAGAGCCAAGCCGAAACTGAAACCGAAACCGAAACGCAGGAGCAAGACGAAAAAGAACATATGA